DNA from Chiloscyllium plagiosum isolate BGI_BamShark_2017 unplaced genomic scaffold, ASM401019v2 scaf_2274, whole genome shotgun sequence:
atcatgaggtgaatagccaaggtcttttccccagggcataggttcagggagggagggaaaagatttaaaagggacctgagggttagctttttcatgcagagggtggtgcatgtgtagaacgcgctgccagagaaaatggtgggggCTGGTGCAATGACAACAATTAAAATGTGTTCGGACAGTACATAGATAGgaaggcagatgctggagattagagtcaagattagagtgttgccggaaaagcacagcaggtcaggcagcattccgaggagcaggaaaagggcCAGACACAGGCAAGCGAGCCTCGTCCAGTTTAGgaaacgtggtcagcatggatgagatgggctaaagggtctgtttctgtgccgtatgactctataaacgcAGGGTAACTGGGCCGCAAGCTGGGAAGGAAGGAAGCTCTTTACCCATTGGTGGTGGGTGTGGTGGTGTAGTACAGTTCATTCAGGGAACCAACACTTCCCTGGAGACACGTCTGAAATAGGAGCAGtaatagaccattcggcccctgcTGAACCGTCCAATCAGACTGCGGCTGGTCTCGGAGGGAGGGGGATGCAGTCCCCTAGACTGGGTGGGACTGAGGATGGTAGACTGGGTGGGACTGAGGGTGGGTAGACTGGGTGGGACTGAGGGTGGGTAGACTGGGTGGGACTGAGGGTGGGTAGACTGGGTGGGACCGTGGGTAGACTGGGTGGGACCGAGGGTAGACTGGGTGGGACCGAGGGTAGACAGACTGGGTAGGACTGAGGGTAGACAGACTGAGTGGTCTCCCCAGTGTTTGCCATTTCAGTGCAGCGTCCTGCTGTCAAACCAGCCTGAGAGCCCAGCACTTTCACTCCCCACCCTGTAACTATTCCTCCCCCAACCCGAACGCCTGGAGCTGACTGACCCACCAGCAGCGCACTCTCACCTTCAGCTCGCTCTCCGTCTTCTGCTTCTCCACTGTCAGCTCCGAGAGGGAGGCCTGCAGCTCCTGGGACTGGGTGGAATAAAACTCGCGTTCCTCCTGCAGGGCACACGCTTTCTTTTCGTTCTCCTGTAGCCTGcaagggttggggggaggggggggaagaggAAGGCAGGCACgtgcattgatatagcaccttcACGTCGCACCTCAGGGCGTGCCGGAACGCTTGACGGCCGAGGGAGTCCTTGAAGGGAGGTAACAAACCATCGGGCGCTTTGCCAGTTTGGACTCACTACTGGAGTGCGGCAAATTCGGTTCCTGAGCGCCAGGGCCTCGTCAGAGCAGCAACAAAAATGGGGTGTATTTGTATAGCATCCTTAACGCAGCAAAGCGTCCTTCCCACACTCCCCACATGCTTCAAGGGACAGAAAATGTGTTGCCCGGACTATTGAGAATGTCTGAGGAAACTGGGCAGGGAGAGGGTTTGAACGGCTGGGGAATTCCTGGGCGTGTTGTGCGAAGTgggaggggggggagagagagaaagagagccatCCCCGCTTGGAAAAGCCCCAGCGTCACCCCCCCCCCCTATTCCTCACCTCTCCTCAGCCAGCTGTTTCTCATCctgcagtttcctcatctcctcctcGATCTGCTGGAGGATGGTCCTCAGGTTTCCGCTGGACTGGCAGAGGTGTTCGTTCTGGCTGCTCAGCTCCTGAGCCTGGTGCTCGCTGTCCTTCAGTCTGTCCAAGGTCCTCTGCTTCTCATGAGACAGCGCCTGggccgggggaggggggggaacgGAGAAACCAGCAGAGTTGGCAAAGCGAGGAAAGCTCCCCTTCCTCTTCTCCCCCTTCccccctctcccctctccccccNNNNNNNNNNNNNNNNNNNNNNNNNNNNNNNNNNNNNNNNNNNNNNNNNNNNNNNNNNNNNNNNNNNNNNNNNNNNNNNNNNNNNNNNNNNNNNNNNNNNNNNNNNNNNNNNNNNNNNNNNNNNNNNNNNNNNNNNNNNNNNNNNNNNNNNNNNNNNNNNNNNNNNNNNNNNNNNNNNNNNNNNNNNNNNNNNNNNNNNNNNNNNNNNNNNNNNNNNNNNNNNNNNNNNNNNNNNNNNNNNNNNNNNNNNNNNNNNNNNNNNNNNNNNNNNNNNNNNNNNNNNNNNNNNNNNNNNNNNNNNNNNNNNNNNNNNNNNNNNNNNNNNNNNNNNNNNNNNNNNNNNNNNNNNNNNNNNNNNNNNNNNNNNNNNNNNNNNNNNNNNNNNNNNNNNNNNNNNNNNNNNNNNNNNNNNNNNNNNNNNNNNNNNNNNNNNNNNNNNNNNNNNNNNNNNNNNNNNNNNNNNNNNNNNNNNNNNNNNNNNNNNNNNNNNNNNNNNNNNNNNNNNNNNNNNNNNNNNNNNNNNNNNNNNNNNNNNNNNNNNNNNNNNNNNNNNNNNNNNNNNNNNNNNNNNNNNNNNNNNNNNNNNNNNNNNNNNNNNNNNNNNNNNNNNNNNNNNNNNNNNNNNNNNNNNNNNNNNNNNNNNNNNNNNNNNNNNNNNNNNNNNNNNNNNNNNNNNNNNNNNNNNNNNNNNNNNNNNNNNNNNNNNNNNNNNNNNNNNNNNNNNNNNNNNNNNNNNNNNNNNNNNNNNNNNNNNNNNNNNNNNNNNNNNNNNNNNNNNNNNNNNNNNNNNNNNNNNNNNNNNNNNNNNNNNNNNNNNNNNNNNNNNNNNNNNNNNNNNNNNNNNNNNNNNNNNNNNNNNNNNNNNNNNNNNNNNNNNNNNNNNNNNNNNNNNNNNNNNNNNNNNNNNNNNNNNN
Protein-coding regions in this window:
- the LOC122546973 gene encoding pleckstrin homology domain-containing family D member 1-like, with translation ELEATVSSLTAVEEEKKQLHHLSESLQNNLEALSHEKQRTLDRLKDSEHQAQELSSQNEHLCQSSGNLRTILQQIEEEMRKLQDEKQLAEERLQENEKKACALQEEREFYSTQSQELQASLSELTVEKQKTESELKWNFRVQD